The genomic DNA TTTTGTGAATAGAATGAAAACcctttaaaagttaattgaattggtAGTTTATTCTATGTGAACAACAAATCCAGAATAGATGTGAATCCGTAATCCaaaattgatgtaaaaaaaaaaacttttaaactttatatatatacattgatTGATTGGTCAATAGATCTTACAAGAAAAGCTCCcaaatattgaattttaatGGAGTAATTATCTCAGTAGTTGAATACACGTTGGGGAATTTTAGTCACAAATATATATGTGTTGATACGAATGGATTATTAAGATGAAACGGAGGTAGGCACAtgtatttagaaaagcaaaatCAGCCCTATCTTGattgatttatgaatttattctttCAGCGGCATCGTGATTTCTAGAAAATTGGAAACATGTTCATATCAAACTTATGAGTTTTGATAAAATTGAACCCTGTAACCTAGATTGAATTGCTTACAGAAAAATCGAGATTTGTTCTTTTGGATATTAATAACGGCGATTCTGTTTCTATAATTAAGAAGAAGATTGAAAGAAATGATACATAATAAATAGAAATGTGGCATTATTATTGgcctttgattaaataaaatcaacggTTGAagtttggtgtcaacgaatctgcctggtgtcaacggatcctgtctatatatatatatatgccttattttatttttttagttttttttttgctttcgcaccggtttctgACCCACtaaaggtggacgactaatctGACTCATGCGTAGacgcatgcgcactggccaagtgtTGTTCCTCCTAAAAATCGAACCCGATATTCCCCagatacgtccttggaaggagctccttgccacgggagtccaaacaacttggtttatTTATGCCTTATTTTCCTTATAGCATAtcaaaattaatgttatatCATGCCGTTATTGCACCAAATGCATTTTCCATTGAAACACCTATCTGTGCTGTGTATATTAAGAAgctatatttacttttttttttagaagcagCTTACTGCTTCACGAGCTGCTCCATCTCCATGGCAGCTTCTTGAAACATTTCATACAACAAACAATTACTGAAACAGAGATAAGAAGCTAAAGTAatgacatataaaaaaaaatataaatttttaagttcggGGGCATTTTggacataagtgcaaaacttcatggaggggtatttgcaaaacgtcatgttgactaacagaaaaatttgacggaggaaataaattgattaacgttgtgcaatttcagaaggggtaattaaaattttgttaatttcagatgaagtaattgacgaaacttacaatttcagaacGATAAATACTAGGAGAGTGCGGTCATTTCTTGAGATACTCTCTAATCTTCGAAATTATCCCTCCTTGTGTTGAGTACTATATGATTTGATTAATGATATCACTTAAATTGAATTTggcaaaatataaaataggagAAATAGAGATAAATATATAAGATCTAAATATTTAGATATTCAAAGAATATAATTGTATTTATAAATGGAAAgagttttaattttatcttccTTCTTTATGATCTATCCTAGTTTCTGGGTAACCTCTtgtcaaaacaacaaaattgataacCTCACCAACAGAAACCCCATGTCCATTCGTGCTCGTTTAATTGAATGGCTACAACAAATTGTGTAATGCTccaacaatttttgttttcaagCCAACTGTCCTCACAATTTAGCAAGAATTCATTGTTGCTGGCACTTGTCGCACCAGAAAACACATCTCATTGTCGTTGTCATAATTGGGGACCACATTATCTgcattcttattattattaatataaatggCATTTACTTGATTATTTTGgttattctctcaaaaaaaaattgattattttggtTACGttacttaattaaataaaaaagaccgCAACACCCTATACTtttctaacattttttatttaaattcccTCAGTGGTCCTATACTTTTATGTTACATCAAATAATTGAATGAACCATTTggatttttcaatcagacaaaATTTAATGTTCAGGTCCCACCATATTTCTAATGGTTCAGCAGCCTGCATTGTAAATGTAATAATCTCCTGTTCGATGCAGAGAATAGACGATGTACAATTGCCGCATATTAAATCATCTTTCTCCCAGTTCCATCATTTTCATTCAACTTTCTTTAATCTAATAATTAAAGTTACACGGTGTCTCAAATCAAATCCATTTCTTTCCAGAAATTACTActataataatcaaattaaaataaaataaaaaatattaacaaaatttcaaactttATCATCAATAACTTAGAGAACGTTCTTGTTCAACAAAATAAGTAACATGAGAACGTTcagatgaaatgaaatgatacgaacacaattatttattttaacttgACTAAGGCCGTGAATTCGAACCAAAATTTGGACATACGACAACTTAAAACCCTTAAAAGAGACTTTGCAGTCCACTTTGAATTCACAAGCCAGAAATATTAATTGTTGCAGTTGTGTGTAGAGGATACTACTATCAATCATTTGATTCTGACAAAGGCGACGCCATGTTTGATCTCGGACATGGCGTTGTCGAACCCGACTAATCTGCATTTAACGCCACTGAAAGAAGAAACAACATCTGGAACCGGATTTCCATGAACCGGGTTCGTGGTCCTACGATAAGGTCCAAACCACTTGTTTTGCATGTACCGGTTCTTCCTCCAAGGAGGAATACTCAACCCTCTACTCCTCAAACAGAGCTTCACAGCACCACACAAAGCCAAAACGGTGCGTTTCAGCTCCTCCGAATTCCCGACAAATATTCCGGGAACGTAACTCATAATCTCCGAGTAACGGCTCGTCGGCCGAGCAATTTCAAATTGTACGGCGAAATCAAGCTCCACGAAGTACCTATTCTGCCACGTGGACGATCCAGATCGCATTCGCACCACATCAATAAACTCGTGGTTCCCAGCGGTGAGTCCACCGGAGGAATCCCACCGCGTCTTGCAAATCGCCGCATTGTGTCCTTTCTCACGCAAAAATGACATCACGTTACGGTTATAAACCGAAACGCTTTGTTTCTTCAGAAAATCGAATTTCACCGCAGCTTCAGAAACATGCAATCGAAGCATGTTCAGGTAAGAATCTGCATTAGCATTTTCAGCACTTAATCTCAGTAGATCCTCCACCGAATCCATGGAATCAGAAACCGAGTCAACTCGCTCTGAGTCAAAATCGTTTCCAGTTGAATCACACACGTTTCCGTCATCTTCTTCAAGAAAACCATGCACGAGCTCAGAGAGAGACGGTGAAGAATCGCATTCGCCGGTGCCAGAATGTTCGCTACCGCTACTGACGTCGCTTAGTCGCCGGAGATCAGCTCCGACGAGTCGTGCTTTGGCTTCGTCGTTGAACGGATCAGTGACTCGTTTCTTTCTAGCAAAATTCATCATCACTGTAAGAGAAAACGGGTTCGTGTTATGGATTTGGATAATTTGTTTGAGGAAGaaaatgtgagttttttttgttgatgaattaaaGTGTGtggttttttttggttatatagATGATGATAATAGTTGGAATTTTCTAGAGAATATTCGAGGGAAATTATGGAGTTTAAACTTGTAATAATGATGTAACTTTGATTCAATTCTTAtctaatttaataatttgacTAAGATAAAGTGTTGAACAAGGATATGCTAGGTAGGTTCGAAACGGGATATAGAATTTGCATGTACTAATTATATAGATGCTTTGGCATATTCATTTCCTTTTTTGGGTTATGCTATGACATGTGTGAGAGTGTGATTTAAACATGTGTGTGTAAGGGAAGGGTTAGTTTGCACGAAATTGGCACGTGTGGAATAAGACAGAAAAGTTGGATAAGGAAGTAAGGAAGTGAGACCAATAAGATAATCGCAGATGTTTGAGTCTCTAAACCATTTGATTCGAAATTCATCCTTGATTCATAAggcaaaaattaattattacaaATGATTAACCTTTTATATGAATCTAAGTTATTTCGTATTATTAGTGTTCTGCTACATTTAAAAGTCGTATTATTCTTCACTCAAAAAACCCTACTATGTCAGAGTAAATGTCGATGATAGTTTATAAACAATATTTGAACAAAATAGTGAATGATTTATATCCAAAACCGACAATTCTTCAAAAAGATTCTTCAAAAAGATGATGTGCAAAATTAGTCTTTACAATTATGCGTTtggataatttattttcataacaaataaaGTAAGGAAAATGTGGGGACGTTTTGGGGGATAGAGGTTGCCGTTTAGTGATCATGGAAGGTCGTTTAATTATGGGTGAATGTTACATTgtggataattattttttggaggGCCCAAGTCAAAAGAATTTGGTTTGCTTGTTGATAATTGTATGAATTAATTAGTTAATGTTAGATAAGGATAAGTTTGATGATAGATTGATGAATGTTTTAACAGGAATATGCTGTTTGGATGAGGATTGTTGAATGTTaatattgtttgtttatttattaacaaGTTTTGGATATGAAGCTAGAAGAAGGGTATATACGTAGTCAAATAAAATGTTTGGAGTttactaaaattaaaaaaagttacgaCATTTTGGTATTCGATGGATATTTTCCAATGTCCATAACCATACCAATGAAGGAGAGTCACCAATTAACTTATGAAAGTAACGTTGAAGTTATCTTTAGATTACATTTGTCACCGAAAAAAAATGCATAGAGATCCAtgtgttattaattttatctaaaatttcACCATTAATCATCtctgaaaaaaatattgagcaAAACAAAACGTGTTATGTTGTTGAGACCACTttcaaaactttattttatgtgaaataaATAACTTTAGAGTACCTACATTTCGTATGTTCAAACTTTGTAATATGGAAAAGAACACTCTGATAATCTCGAGTTCAATTGTAAGGTAAATATAGCTGATTATGATatccaaaaatcaaatttatgtttttctaaatgATTAGTGAAAACTCGTTAACCACATCAACACAATTGTTTGAATAGGTTTTGATCACACCCAAAATCTCAAGCAAATGTGGGTACTCTTTTGAGCATTTATGATCTACTTGcaataatttgattaaaatttattttccatttacactaattttttttagaaagaactACATGTACATATCAATTATTGTGATTTGGATGTCAAAAATGTACACGTTCTAGCTCTATCGATAATGTTGACACTATGtgtaattctaaaataaaataaaataaagagttgTTGGCACTATGTGAACATAGTGGATTGATATTTGCCAGTGAATGAATTTTCTTTCACTTACAGGATGATTTCAGAAttccaaaattttatattatatatatgagaaaaacaagtaataggaaaaaaaactcaataaataataagataaaaagaaaaaacatgtcattctattattcaattcaaacctttttttccttagaaaatttattcaattcaaactcaagtGTCTTACATTATTTACTTATCTGGTTTTAAGGTCAGTATGTTTTTTACCTTCACGTTATACATAATGAAATTTTAACTTCCATGAAAGCTATATCATGGATCGAATGCTAGTGCTAGATAAAATTGCATAGGATATCGTATCATATTTGTTATGTGATAATTCAATCTTGGTTAAAGTTTATTAGTTAACTAACTTGGAGAGTTAGTTGAGTTAGTTTCTAACTGTTATGTGGATTTCAAGTAACAGGTTGGTTAAGACTTATTAGTTGATATACTTGCTATACAAGCAAGCTAAATGAGTGtaattctctcttctctctgaTCCTTCTTCTTCTAAATAACTTGTTCCAACAATATCACGTAAATCGGGATAATATCTCAAAttttgttccaaaaaaaaaaatgctaactaGTGTCGTTGAGGTATCGGTTAAAGtactaaaataagtaattttgtAACTAAAACTTGTGTAATTATTgctaagacaaaaataaaaacttgcaTTTCTAAAACATAATTTCTACTAATGAATTTCTTAACCATTACCCTTAAGGCACtgattagaagaaaaaaaaaagaaaaaaaaactaactctTGCGGTATAATTAAGACCCACAATTTCACAAATAATGCTTGTTTTCTCCCATTCAACAAGTTCTATGTCTTGCTATTGTTAGCCACATGATTGCTTAACTAGACAATGTATAGTGCTATATAACTGTTAGGAGGACAATATTTTGTGGAAATGAAGGACGTATGTTCTAAGTTCTAACTTTGAGCACTAGTTTGGAATAGCTCCTCTATTGGTATTATGTAATTGTTGAAATTGTATGGTTTAGTCAATATAAAAGAAGGCCAACCGTTTTTTCATTTACTTTAGATAAAActgaaattattatatatttatttggttCAATTAATTCACCATGGGACTGATGGTTGACACTTGGATCCTGCTTTATAGAGTGCGGCGGTCATCGTTGTATCAATTAATCACAACAATGcacaatattataaaaattatttatactaTCATATAATGTATAATAACTTAAATTGAACAATTTGTCaacaaataaaactattttgaaggattttttatttatattctataagatggtttaaaataaatataataattaaaactttacGATATTGCACAACACAAAAATAGAGGCAGGAAGGAAAATGAATGTTTTTCGCTTCCATGATGGTGTGTCACATTCGTAACAGAGTTTTTATGGCCATATCAAGGTTTTGTGATGATGGTAACAAATGTTTTGCTGTGATTTCTCATCCTGAAAACAGGTAATGGACCCGTATTTAAAACCTTGTTTATGATCTAAGAGTGTCTGACGTGCGTTTATGTCCAACAAGatcgacacatgtgattacatttaattatatcatttttttcaaatactaCTAGTGTTCGTATTGTGCTAGTGTTTTGTAGATTACTATTTTAgttgttaaattaatataatatactcctttgtttgagtttgaaccaGGACCTCACACTCCTTAACCTTGACTCAAATAAGTGGAGCTATCCAACCCCATAGCATGAAATCAAAGGGTAAACACTTATTTTGTTTCCTAAATGTGTCTTATGTTAGTAATTTTAGTGATCAAATTGACTAGCGGAAGACACATTCAATTGACAAACTAATTAACAAAAGACACAACCAAACTGGCTTATGAAAGATGTATATATTTCTGTAAGTTTTGATATATTCAAAACCTATTGTCGCAACACCACAACGTTTAAGAGCCAAAGGGATTGTTTAATCCGcaatcaatttgaaaatttcagGAATTTTTATTTCAGCTATGTTGCCAATAGCACGCTATAGCGGTGTAGTTTGGCAGCGCTGCCCTCCACTTCCGCACCATAGGCCCGAAAAGCGCCATTGAGAGTATCATCACTAGCGGCCTATATTAGTGGTTAAAAAGCAGCGCCATTGCGGCGCTGGTGCTATCCCGGTACCGTTGTGATTTGATATCTGCTATTGCAATTTTAGggaaaaattctcaaaaatcCTGTTACCGTATCTTTGAGTTTGAGTTCTGTCATTGTTGCCTTGTATTGACCATGAAAATAAGGAAGTTAGTGTCATTCACAGAGATAACTTGTGTAGCAAGTTATCTTGTTAGTTATCCATAATTAACTGTCATAGCTAGAATCTTGTATAGCGTATCTACAATAGCTATCATACACACTCTTGTGTCCTATAAGACAAATATGGTATGACTTATGAGAGCCTGGTTATGTCATCATTGTTCTCCATCCTTGCTCTATTTCTGTGCAAAAGTTTGCACTGTCCATCCTTTCTATTTCTGCTCGAGTTCTTTTTTGGTTCGTTTCTGGTTTCGTTCTTCTCCTTCCTTTATGTTTTTGCattgttatgtttgtttttggaatttatgtttaatttatgtttttgacaACAAAGAATttcagagactaaattgatggctctcaaattttttaatgaatataaGTGATTCACTCTTTTAACCTATTGACCATTATGCTACTTTATTATTGAAGCAATCCCCAAGTTAGTCATGAAATTGTAGGAGTCGAACACTGGATTTGAGTGGTTGTTCCAATGTTATCACAGAATAGGGAAGGAATTTAAAATGGTATACACAGTTCACCTAATAGATTGAGTAAACACATGACCTTAGATGTTGTATTTGCA from Medicago truncatula cultivar Jemalong A17 chromosome 8, MtrunA17r5.0-ANR, whole genome shotgun sequence includes the following:
- the LOC11429433 gene encoding uncharacterized protein, with the translated sequence MMNFARKKRVTDPFNDEAKARLVGADLRRLSDVSSGSEHSGTGECDSSPSLSELVHGFLEEDDGNVCDSTGNDFDSERVDSVSDSMDSVEDLLRLSAENANADSYLNMLRLHVSEAAVKFDFLKKQSVSVYNRNVMSFLREKGHNAAICKTRWDSSGGLTAGNHEFIDVVRMRSGSSTWQNRYFVELDFAVQFEIARPTSRYSEIMSYVPGIFVGNSEELKRTVLALCGAVKLCLRSRGLSIPPWRKNRYMQNKWFGPYRRTTNPVHGNPVPDVVSSFSGVKCRLVGFDNAMSEIKHGVAFVRIK